From one Plasmodium malariae genome assembly, chromosome: 12 genomic stretch:
- the RAD5 gene encoding DNA repair protein RAD5, putative, translated as MTTSNYLKNETKLYKDSVNTPNYYYDSDVIEIISLNDNEPKLGTATDSSGFEKSPETKISCNKLREASSDIEIIEDINDYNYNKIKLAKIKEFEKSNKKAQFVRDKGVFFEYYLGCIDTDSIILSSEICEVKNDKDIIISYEIIPKSTKRSYSPMYTLQINNNYVISNDYIKIMGRNIPTNTNKIKKKKVLTKKSIASAGNENYSELHYDSSKIISADKKYVEFEKGKNEVLKDINEGYSCIRIKHNNRDISKLKSQLSKTLSVLLVLNAIRIEIKLEKVSLSDLKFGGSLKTFIHVILYPDSFKIDTHKYHEYNSLIKSSVDHLFKELKITPLRLAKNVDMDSFESTNIKINKESLLLSSNSLLQIDNSSYNKRDRSGKNSGDNFSGFSTPHKALGFSSTSKKSILDSSSLSRTKEEEETLDTLSENEMEEKNEDATNLVFLEEKYRGGYLLEDFEEIYPDDYYFKPKLKTYQAEGIWWMYIRENPPEYLKTNNVKSDNIKEIVIDEISNMSKIRDIRKIRGMNKMNDMNKISDMNKISDMNKMSDMNKNNKFPEHSVKKEMQVHAIIKENFSIKSGENIRNYVVSQGQSINKGDQCKHDICYEPVHRKDKNDEEENKLVHIRKGDQEYNSGNNDYQGGIIRGEDVDDIRSCEDGRDNLKGDDFSDSRNRDDPVDSRNSAKPDGNIKGEGVDDRINEDGCGIRNNDDGDDIRNTVPLNPLWEEHAFIPNIKIYEKENIVCVLKYFYVNKLTGCFSLTYPQYVPPFRGGILADEMGLGKTIQSIGLITYDTYHNKIHIKNNDIENKNNFIYLIENTIKGSNFKKGGTLIVAPLALIYQWKQEMERHTKEGFLSFYIYYGSSKDISSEELAKYSVVLTTYSTLVSEYKNTLNKKSMHWEENDKGVGSGVRSGNNKKNGNNNGSSNNNNNNSSNSSGDKGGKSNYRNHRYGYKQENEEEECTPKEGENTVKEKKLNNFFMKTVLSKVLGTTSGSNVLKGSEEKKTNKIGNNVKMYPLYEITWRRIIIDEAHVIKNKNSFQSVAVWKLRGERKWCLTGTPIQNSLFDIFPLFRFLGIKPYGTIEWWNKEIVEYVNKNKLHLAFDVVRKISSPILLRRTKKSKTKNGDALISLPKKNIHLLKLEFSLEEEDFYRAIFYRSKTKFDTYMHDGNVLSHYSHVLQLLLRLRQCCSHPLLLFSKPFFEEWNKEDINDALQKKNDNSLVSQEKDEKNSKSLSKQMNTSETHEFIDKQIGDNLIYNFILSATNSKKVDDYLQELEILKNGSIMQCVICLEDAIFPLISKCLHIMCKKCADDYFHLTQIAEKKCPECNNYISLKSLKALQENKSPLDELLKKMKKENFVYSTKLKKLFDHVQNDMKNELHIVVFSQWIGLLKIIEKLLTLHNIPNKIYDGSLTYEQRKFTLHWFNVQKGKIYQPGVGFVKPSYYIPMENIAGKVLLCSLKAGGVGLNLTVSSKVYLMDLWWNPAIEDQAFERIHRIGQLKDVNIYKFVVEKTVEERILQIHQSKQYTANQILAQEGNKINSEMNLPPQKLGMDDFILMFKDWNSEE; from the exons TAGCGACA TTGAAATCATTGAAGATATAAACGActacaattataataaaataaaattagcaAAGATAAAAGAGTTtgaaaaatcaaataaaaaggCTCAATTCGTAAGGGATAAAGGAGTCTTTTTTGAGTATTACTTAGGTTGCATAGATACCGACTCAATAATTCTGTCTAGCGAAATATGTGAAGTTAAAAATGACaaagatataataataagcTATGAAATAATCCCGAAGTCAACCAAAAGATCTTATTCACCCATGTATACGTtacaaataaacaataattatgttatatCAAATGattatatcaaaataatGGGTAGAAATATTCcaacaaatacaaataaaataaaaaaaaaaaaagttttaacaaaaaaaagtattgcAAGTGCAggtaatgaaaattattcgGAGTTACATTATGACTctagtaaaattatatcagcagataaaaaatatgtggaATTTGAAAAGGGTAAAAATGAGGtattaaaagatattaatGAAGGGTATTCATGTATaagaataaaacataataatagggatatttcaaaattaaaaagtcaGTTATCCAAAACGTTGAGTGTTCTTTTAGTTCTAAATGCTATAagaatagaaataaaattagaaaaagtTTCTTTAAGTGATTTGAAGTTTGGTGGAAGTTTAAAAACATTCATTCATGTGATATTATATCCtgattcttttaaaatagaCACTCATAAATATCATGAATATAATTCTCTAATTAAAAGTAGTGTTgatcatttatttaaagagTTAAAAATTACTCCCTTGCGACTAGCCAAAAATGTGGATATGGATTCTTTTGAAAgtacaaatattaaaataaacaaagaaagtttattattatcttcaAACAGCCTACTTCAAATTGATAATTCCAGTTATAACAAAAGAGATAGGAGTGGTAAAAATAGCGGGGATAACTTCAGTGGGTTTAGCACACCACACAAGGCCTTAGGCTTTAGCAGTACTTCAAAAAAATCAATTCTAG ATTCATCATCATTAAGTAGAACGAAGGAGGAAGAAGAAACGTTAGACACATTAAGTGAAAATGAGATGGAGGAAAAGAACGAGGACGCTACaaatttagtttttttgGAGGAAAAGTATAGAGGTGGGTACTTACTTGAAGACTTTGAAGAAATTTACCCAGATGATTATTACTTTAAGCCTAAGTTGAAGACATATCAAGCGGAGGGGATATGGTGGATGTATATCAGAGAAAACCCTCCGGAATATTTGAAGacaaataatgtaaaaagcGATAACATAAAGGAAATTGTAATTGACGAAATTAGTAACATGAGCAAAATTAGAgatattagaaaaattaggggcatgaacaaaatgaacGACATGAACAAAATTAGCGACATGAACAAAATTAGCGACATGAACAAAATGAGCGAcatgaacaaaaataataaatttcctGAACATAGTGTGAAAAAGGAAATGCAGGTGCATGCCATAATTAAGGAGAATTTTTCTATAAAGTCAGGCGAAAATATCAGAAATTATGTAGTTTCTCAGGGGCAAAGTATCAACAAAGGAGACCAATGTAAGCACGATATTTGCTATGAACCTGTTCATAGGAAAGATAAAAACGATGAAGAAGAGAATAAACTTGTTCATATTAGAAAAGGGGACCAAGAATATAACAGTGGAAATAATGACTACCAAGGTGGTATTATAAGGGGTGAAGATGTCGATGACATTAGATCCTGTGAAGACGGACGTGACAACTTAAAAGGGGACGACTTCAGTGACAGTAGAAATAGGGATGACCCAGTTGACAGTAGAAATAGTGCTAAACCAGATGGGAATATAAAAGGGGAAGGTGTCGATGACCGTATAAACGAAGATGGATGTGGCATCCGAAACAATGACGACGGCGATGATATTAGAAACACAGTACCGCTTAACCCGCTGTGGGAAGAACATGCATTTATTccaaacataaaaatatatgaaaaggaaaacatagtgtgtgtattaaaatatttctatgttAACAAACTAACAGGCTGCTTTTCTCTGACATATCCTCAGTATGTACCTCCTTTTCGAGGTGGTATATTAGCAGACGAAATGGGATTAGGTAAAACTATTCAAAGTATAGGTTTGATTACATATGATACATATCATAATaagatacatataaaaaacaatgaTATAGAAAacaagaataattttatatatttaattgaaaataCGATAAAGGGATCTAATTTTAAGAAAGGAGGAACGTTAATTGTCGCACCATTGGCACTGATATATCAGTGGAAACAAGAAATGGAGAGACACACAAAGGAAGGGTTCTTAAGTTTCTACATATATTACGGTAGCTCAAAAGATATAAGTAGTGAAGAATTGGCAAAATATTCTGTTGTTCTGACCACCTACTCGACATTAGTATCCGAATATAAGAATACgttaaataagaaaagcATGCATTGGGAAGAAAATGACAAAGGTGTTGGGAGTGGCGTCCGTAGTGGTAACAACAAGAAAAATGGAAACAATAATGGcagtagtaacaataataataataatagtagtaacagTAGTGGTGATAAAGGTGGAAAAAGTAATTATAGGAACCATCGCTATGGGTATAAGCAGGAGAATGAGGAAGAGGAGTGCACGCCAAAAGAAGGGGAAAATACagttaaggaaaaaaaattaaataatttttttatgaaaactGTTTTAAGTAAAGTACTTGGCACAACTAGTGGTAGCAACGTGTTAAAAGGGagtgaagaaaaaaagacaaaCAAAATAGGTAATAATGTAAAGATGTATCCATTATACGAAATAACATGGAGAAGGATAATAATAGATGAAGCACATGTTATAAAGAATAAGAATTCTTTTCAATCTGTTGCAGTATGGAAACTACGAGGAGAAAGAAAATGGTGCTTAACAGGTACACCTATACAGAATtcattatttgatatattccCGTTATTTCGATTCCTTGGAATAAAACCATATGGAACCATTGAATGGTGGAATAAAGAAATTGTGGAATAtgtaaataagaataaattacatttagCCTTTGATGTAGTTAGGAAAATATCATCTCCTATTTTGTTaagaagaacaaaaaaatcaaaaacgAAAAATGGGGATGCGCTAATATctttaccaaaaaaaaatattcatttattaaaattagaattttCTTTAGAAGAGGAAGATTTTTATCGAgcaattttttatagaagtaaaacaaaatttgatacatatatgcatgatGGAAATGTATTAAGTCATTATTCTCATGTGTTACAACTACTTCTGAGACTGAGACAATGTTGTTCTCATccgctattattattttcaaaacctttttttgaagaatggaataaagaagatataaatgatgctttacaaaaaaaaaatgataattctTTAGTATCACaagaaaaagatgaaaaaaatagtaaatctCTCAGTAAACAAATGAATACTAGTGAAACACATGAATTTATTGATAAACAAATAGGagataatttaatatacaaCTTTATACTAAGTGCAACTAACTCAAAGAAGGTGGATGACTATTTACAAgaattagaaatattaaaaaatggaagcATCATGCAATGTGTTATATGTTTAGAAGATGCTATTTTCCCGTTAATAAGTAaatgtttacatataatgtgtaaaaaatgtgcagatgattattttcatttaactcaaatagcagaaaaaaaatgtccggaatgtaataattatattagttTAAAATCTTTAAAGGCATTACAAGAAAATAAATCGCCCCTTGATGAGCtgctaaaaaaaatgaaaaaggagaattttgtttattcaactaaattaaaaaaactattCGATCATGTACAAAATGATATGAAAAATGAGTTACATATTGTCGTTTTTTCTCAATGGATAGGTCTCcttaaaattattgaaaaattattaacccTTCATAATATTCCaaacaaaatttatgatGGATCTTTAACTTATGAACAACGTAAGTTTACTCTCCATTGGTTTAATGTtcaaaagggaaaaatatatcaaccAGGAGTAGGTTTTGTAAAACCTTCTTATTATATACCTATGGAAAATATTGCTGGTAAAGTTTTATTATGCTCTCTAAAAGCAGGAGGAGTAGGCTTAAATTTAACCGTTTCATCAAAAGTATATCTCATGGACTTATGGTGGAATCCAGCCATAGAAGACCAAGCATTTGAGCGAATACACAGAATTGGGCAGTTAAAAGACGTAAACATTTACAAGTTTGTTGTTGAAAAAACAGTAGAAGAAAGAATTTTACAAATTCATCAAAGTAAACAGTATACAGCCAATCAAATCTTAGCACAAGAAGGCAACAAAATTAACTCGGAGATGAATCTTCCCCCACAAAAACTGGGAATGGATGACTTCATACTCATGTTCAAGGACTGGAATTCCGAGGAGTAG